A segment of the Necator americanus strain Aroian chromosome IV, whole genome shotgun sequence genome:
AATTAGCATAAAAACTGGAAGCAATTTTCGATTCAGTGGTGCCCAGCAGTTTGATTatgatttgtttttgattttttttctcaaaatcatAAGAACACACCCTTTTCAAGCTTTCACATCGGCTTACTACTCAGaaatagatagaaaagaaTCATCATGTATGTGTGACGAATTTTCCCGAGTATCATATCAAATAAGTCGGGAAACATGTGCTTTGTGTTCTGATAATGTACAATGACCTGTAGGGAGTCGGAGCGTCGTTAtctttccttaaaaaatcctAGCGGTTGACGTCGTTATCTCAATTTAGACGTCACAAACTTGAACTgaaatttcttgtttgtttttgctacAGTTTGCCAAATGTCTAGTCTTTGACAATTTGTCACATAACTCTTTTATTGTTCTTTTAAAAGACTTTCTCGTACTTGCGAAAGTAAATGCACATGTTTTCGACAATAGTTTTCAGTGGTGAGCTTCTTCAGAAATAGGTTGCCCGTTTTCACCCAGTATTACAGAggttttattattcttttattaccatttttattgttgacattatattattattgtaattgttgttattattgcCATTAGTGTTATCACTATTGCTTTTCGAAGTAGGTTGCTAGTTTTTACACAGTATTATGccgatattattattttattactattactattatcgtTACTACTACTATTCATTATTaacaattgttttttgttgtttttactattattgttattattattacttattacgtCAGAAATGCTATTATACATCACTATTTTCCTTAGTTGGAAGTGGAGACTGGAACGTTTGATGTTAATGACAAACGACTGGAACGTTTATCAACACTCGATGTCCTGTCACAACATTTTGTTCGTGTTTGATGGAAGAAAACCGTTTGGGAAACACTCAAATTGTAACATGGTTGACGTCGATCGTCTTAATTTAACACTTCACCATTTCTGTCTCGTATCACTTCCTGcggttctcttcttttttcacttcatggTCTAATTTGATAGATTTGACTGGACAACTGtgatttgtgttgttttgcaCTTCGAACGAACTTCTTAAAATCGTCATCCAATAACCTGAAGCAGGCATCGTGCCTTGGGAATTCTGTATCATGTGAATCTGCATTTTCCATatgtaatttttaagaatGTGTCACTTTTTGTTCGAAAGCCCTGAATATAAGGCAGTATCTGCTTAGCCGTATCATTCTGTCAGCATTGGATCGAAACGAAATCACTTGTGCAGTTGCGGAGCGTTTGCGTTCGCAGTGAGAAATTCGCTATAGttatagggtcaaaacgacatgaagcacggaaagatgcgtaagcggttgcgctcgaagcgacgcggtgaagcgtagcggttgtgaTCGTGCGGGGATCCCTGTTACCGCCACCAATCTCTGCAATTCGctatggtcccacttcgattccaaccgttgcgcttcaccgcaccgcttctagTGCAGCCTCCTACGCAACATTCCgtgtttcatgccgttttaacccgactatagttcTAATAGGGCTGAGCAACTGAATGAAGGTCTTACTGCGCACCTTCGAGCGCAACGCAACgtctacgcaattgcaccacaaatTTAGTCGCTCTGATCCGACTGTACTAAAAACtgctcataatttttttttacattgtaGATCATGTCATCTCCACTACCTTCCATTCTCGGAGTTCTCGGCGGATGTATGGGTTGCATGGTTTTCGTCGAAAAAATCGCCAAGTAGGTCTGGTAACcaaatttgggatttttttttatcctcgtGAAGctcttataattttttctattgttgataatttgtagttttttaatttttttttgtaattgaaAATATCAATTTAGAGCAGAACCATCATCTATGAATCTCATGACATTCTCAACATTTCTGTTTATTGCTAGTCAAGGATTAATATTCACATCAAAATTCTTCACAGTTCCAAATAAGATACCTCTCAGGTAAGCGTTCTTTATCCCCAGATAAGAGGAACAGGGAAGCGACCTTCACAGACGACgtgaaatgttttgttttatgaactaaccagaaaaaaagtgaagcaaaACTTGATTAAGaattatttcagtttttttaaagtacaaTGTTTTGCTTGACCGAGAGCGAATCCTAGGTAGTGATTTGtgagaagaaacaagaaaaaaaaacgggggaaaatgaaagataaaaaacaGTGGTGGGATGAGAAGCAAGATGGTGGGTTGAGTTTATTGAGTAGATTcagttttgtttcatttcatgtGTGCAAACGCTACGTAAAGACATTGCGATAAGGTCTCGAAAACAACCCGTGCTGATTACAGCCAGCGTAGTACGAAACTGAGAATGTTGTGGTCTCTGTGgggaaatatagagttcgggatgtagataggtgtagattacgatttTGAGCTCGGTCGCGCTCGGTCCCCTTAAgtgtcctgaaaaatggcgtgggaaccgctttagttcctgcgaggcacgttagaacgtgccacCCTTGTAAAGGCTGTGGTTCTCTCAGCGGCATATTTATTGGTTCTACCTGAGTAGCCTTCTGAAGAGACTTTATTtgtcttcgaaattcgtaaCAACGTCCTCAAAGCTCCTTCGCTCTAGGTGATCTGGTCCTCCCAATATCTAGAGgataaaaatccaaagaaaaagattttgaagaatttcgtttttttttcgttccaaatttcaaaaaaaaagaaactaggaaGGTCCAGCAATCTATCTGTTTTCCGGAGCAAACCTTCTATAATGAAACGCGtctgaaattatttctcaaCGAGTTCTTCCTACGAAATTATTGAACAAACTTCTAAGGCAACAATTTTAACACAGTCCGAACATTTTTAGCTAGTAAACTCAAGTGTAAATTGTTGAAAATCATGTAACATTGAGTTTTTAACCtattagaaaaattccaaatttttttcccctgcAAAAATTAGGGCAATTCGATTAAATTAGGGCTTGTTGGATGCAGTTTGTAGCTCCGGTAATGGAGGTAATGTGTGGCCTCTTAATTGCAGCTTAAGCTTATGAAAACTTATTTTCGTTCGCTCTTACTGTAGaatgttctcttctttctttttttcgagttcAAACTTACTATACATTTGCAGAGGATACCTACCTACTGTCATCACTTTCTTCACTGTTAACGTTGTGAATAACCAAGCGTTAAATTTCCATGTTCCTGTCCCTCTACATATAATTTTCCGCTCAGTAAGTATCTTAGTTCATTAGACGCCTCGAGACTGAATTGAGCTCTATTCTGTTCAGGGTTCTCTTCTTGCCAATCTATTACTGTCTGTGATTCTATTGAAGCGGAAATATTCATTAAGGAAGTATCTGTCGGTTATAGCAATTACTATAGGGATTGTTATTTGTACGCTAGCAACAAGTGATCTCGAAAAGGTATGATTGGTAGAAATTATCCAGATATTGTAAAGGTGCTGTAGTCCAGAACATCGCCGAAGTCAATCCCAAATAGGTCAGATACCTAGAGAGCGTGTAATCTTTGGTAACAATACTTCTTTTCGTTACGCTTAGCTGCCGGGCGTTGTCGATCCGAGGTGCTCGGGTCACTCGGCGCTGATAGGTAGTTCAAGCGTGATAAAGGTCTCACAGAAACATCTGGAACAGTGACGAATTGATGGATTCCGTTCGAGCTCTTGCTTTGATCGAGAAGGCTGGACAGAGTTGTACTCAAGGACGACTCACCTCACcgattaaattcaaaaatagggTGTGCAGATGTATTCTTTGATAGGTTCGCTGCTTAGGCATTGGAATTCCCGTGCGTAATCAAGGATTTATCAACTGGGTTCTTTCCGAATGGTTTTAGAAATACCAATATTAGCCTTATTATAACACTTGACTTAGGGTGAAATGCATCTTTAGAAATGGTTGTGTATTacggaaaataaaaaacttaacttttcttctttcagaacTCAGGGTTGAGTTATGAAGAAGCAGCAAAACACTACCACGAATGGATGATTGGTTAGTTTTTCATTGGCAActagaataaattttaatagaATTAATTTTCATGATAGGAAcgatttgattttaaaagttCTGCCAAAGGAAATGAGTTTCTGTACCAGTGTTGTAGAAATTGTGACATCTACAAATGTAGTTtggaaagttgagaaaaatgggTTTCTTATGGCTGCACAAAATCTTTGGAACTTGGTGGTTTGTTTTCTGAGCGCCCCTAACGGCACCATACCACGAAGTTGACGATTTTGGCATCTCTCCAGAAGAAGATAGTGGAGGGTGTGTAGATTACCAGTACTGGCTTGGATACACTCAATtctttcctaattgtcgtgaaaATCGCGTGGAGAACGGCCTGtttccccgtttttttttgtcaggaaCCTTTCATACAAGACGCCACCTTAAAACATCACCTTTGGGTGGAAGAGACGGCGCGTTCcaaggtgtctcgtaggaaaaatcgtGCAAAGAGGTcatttcccacgctgtttttcatgACGATTAGGGATCATGAAGAGTGGTCACGCTCAAACACGTAATGTGCACCACTAActctatcttttcctggaaaaattgtcaatttcgtgatatgctatCTTCAAGTCAAGTTATTCCCGGATTATCAATTtgttcttctgctttttttgtagTCTTCCAGTGAATTATTGGTAAGTGAACGTCAAATTCTCACGTTATGTGCTTCTACGACTGTTGAAGACgaaaattccaggaatttcTATGCTGATATTTGCTTTGCTGGCATCCGCATATCTAGCCATTTGTCAGCAACGAATGTACGAGACGTATGGGAAGCATCCCGAAGAAGCCATGTTTGTTATTGTTAGTATTATGGTAATAGCAAAAGTAactacaaataataataatggcaaTAATGaactataataattaatagcaGTAATTAATTGCGTCTTTTatggtaattttttaaatgtactATTAATAATCACGATATTAAGCTTAACAGTTCTCTTGAATACCTAGTTCCTCTGTTGGTTTGCTTAAATTTTGGGGTTATTTTGTGGTTCAAATGTATTCGGCTGAATACTACATGGTGTTATCGGCACAAAATAACTgaactttgcatttttttgacTTTATCAAAGGTTCAAATTCCAAAGGTTTTTGTATTGATAAATGATGGGTTCCAgtaccaaataaaaaaaaaccaaaaccaaaaatttgaatatatAGTGCGATCTTTCGAAGAGGTTGTAAAcgaaacttttttaaatgatttttaagcTGAACTTGACGAAGTTTTTCACATCTTTCAGCATGCCGTATCACTGCCACTATTTTCATTAATGGGTGCGGACATTATGGCAGCAGCGAGAAAGTTCAACGAGGTATTTATTTGTAGTAGTCTTTAATGATTTACTTTCTTATtaaatttaagattttttttaatatttcttaatGAAGTTTAGAGCGCTCCATTTGAATTAGGCATCATCTCACTTCCTGTTCCTTCTTTGTGGATGAATCTTTTCCTCAGCTGTATCCTACAGTGAGTTGTTATCGCTAGTTATAGTagagtcagaacgacatgaagtacgtacgcaattgcgtacgcggatatgcttcggtggagcgttgcgtggtgaaacccttgctggcacccatcgctgcaatttgcgacggtcccacctcggttccaactcccgcctccaccgcgccgtttcctgggtgtacgcaaatgcaccgcaactacactcgtgattcatgtcgttttgacccgactatatgtacaTCACGCTTCATTCCGTACTAATTGAGCAATTTTTAGATATTATTGTATCCGTTTTGTTTACCGATTGAATGCTGAGGTAGAGGCATTGACCGTTACTCTTGTTGTGACTCTACGAAAGTTCCTTTCGTTAGTGTTCTCTATTTGGTGGTTTCAGAATCCATTCACAGGTTTGTgttatttcagtttttcaaatcctgctttcatttttccgCCGAAatgatttgagagaaatatcACAGCTGCAGTCCTGCTTCTCATGACACTGCAAGAATTACTTTGATTACCAATACAAAATAAGCAGAAATCTATTGACTTTTcggtcatatttttcttttctttcggtATATTAATGAAAATTGTGTCTATCACTTTTTGTAACTTTTGAATCTTTTTtgtgctaagaaaaaaaagttctccaaCCATGACAAAGGTCATGCAAACAGGTTTTTCAGCCGCTTGAACTTTGGCGAGAAGTGTCTGTGTCATTTCATGTGAAATATTATTACTACGCACAACTATGTACCATATTTCTAGGTAAAACTtctaaattaatattaaaattcGGTGTAGGtcaccagaaaaaagaaattgacgcTTTGACATAACGCTTTTGcatgattatattatatttatattttgccCAGTTTCCCGGGTAAAGGATGATCTTTTCAGAAAAGCACTGGATAGGTGCTTTCCTTGTTTTCGCTGGTACGTTGGCGTTTGCAGATGTTTGGAGCAAGAAAGAActggagaagaagaacaaatgaaGCTTCGATAAATACTAAGAAATGCGGAAATCCCACCCACCACATATAATTTTTGTCTGTATTCGAACGTTTGTTAGTTGCTGCTACCTACGAGAAAATCACCAATCGGACCGCATCTTTCAAGGATTCATCGTTATACGTTCGCTCACGTGTTCTCTAGTCCTGATTTCTCCAATATATTGGAGGATCCAAGTGGCAGCTCGAGGAAATAGTTTTTAATATACACTGTTAAGAGGAttgttaaataaaataaataaagtaagaaTTAGTTTTGTTgcactctttttgttttcgctaTAAAAGAtcttcagttttattttactCTTGGGCTATAGATTTAAGGAAAGGAACTTCAACTCCAGGCTACGGAGCAAAGATAACTGTTATCCCCTAGTTCCATAGCAAAATCGTGAAATGAAGCTGAATAGTGATGGATTTAGATCTCAAAGGGGCCGGCGACGTCCAGCTGCACATGGGATCTAGAGCTTAGGGAGAAAAATGTTATGAAACATAATAATTATTCATAACTAATACCAGAAATGGCAGGTGTTgtgtagcggttggaggttccgctgtctgcatggtcgatcagaggttcgagtccgcgctagtgctcaccaagcctttcatccctccggggtcgataaattggtatcagacttgtctgggaggataaaaacactgacttgacacatcggctagccaccgcaagtcattgtataggcagttacaggttcgtaaacctcaaacgattctgaagtgaagtgaacgtggtggcgcggtcccaagcggattgattaacgcctgacactttatcctttatcctttaataccAGAAATGTCGCCAATTTAAGTATCCTTAGGAACATATAAATAGGAAGGATTGGACAGGGAAATTCCAGTCTATGGTTGTGTCGAATGCGTTATGATCCTTGTGATAGTGGTTATGGAAATCAGACATACGGAGAGATACTTCTCCTTGTAAATGTTGCTTTTAACTTATAAGTTAAGATCAAGCTAAAAGTTAAGCAATAAAGTTTGTTAGtttggggtgggtgtagcgcagtcgataagagcTTTGGCcttgcctgcacgatcgatcagagtaGTTTGAATCCGCCTTTGAGCCAACCAAGtgtttcatccctccagggtcaataaatataatacaaagtGATAATATGAATTAGAAGTGCTGGAAAAACGCTGACTTCACACTTCGGATAGGCCCATCTAGTCATAGTATAGGCTAGATTCgcgtccgtaaacctcaaacgattctgaattgaagtgaaagtggtgGCGCgagtcccaagcggattgattaacgtaaAACATTTTATGCAGTTGATGTATTCGGTAGGATAATAAGacgtgagcgttttttttcttcaaatttaaaaatacccttacaaacaaaataaacgaatgaaaaaaaaacgaaatatgtTGGGAAATTCCCACAACTATTGAAATCTTGGTTACTTTTTAACCCGATCTAAGcaaattcgctttttttttaaagggataTTATCAAAATGACATTTGAAACTATTTGATAGAGAATTTCTCGCTCTACGCAAAAATGGTTTAAAGagtcttctatttttattgattattgtttTCGGAACATTAAAATAAATGGGCATAAATGGCGCAATGATAAGTGCACAAGCAAAGTATATTCCACACTacatactttatttattaaagcATTTTATTGAAGTGTTAAGGCTGCTGATATTGCGATACTTAGTGGGTGGGTGGGGGAGATCAGGAATGATTGAAAATTACTGATTATCGATGATCTTTCCTCTCGACATGGGGGGATTTTGACCTCAAAAACGGATCACATATCGATCAATTGTCGTTGGTTGAGGAGAAATCCACTCCTTCGCTATTGAGGAAATAAAACTAGGATAATTTATGGCATATTCTCTAGTGCGTTGGTCCTCCATTCGTTCCCAACAACTTCCCCTTATCAGCTTTTCGATCCTCACAGTCTGACTTTTTCCAcgtttacttttgttttgttttcttttgttttttctttgttctttttcttttgggattcattctgctttttttgtgcTCTTATTCAGTGCTTTCTGCACACAGCATGATTGTCCAAAGCGCTTATTACATCGATCATGCAGATCTCAGGAATGCTCTGAAAAAGCACAAAGCTGCATTGTAAAGTGGGGAATTCTCCTCCATCCAAAAATTGTCCAATACTGGATgttcattctttgtttttttttaagttaatCCCCTTCTTAATTAATGGCTGCGTGAGGTGCTTTATGTTTCTGAACTTCTTTAATAGTAAGTTTCATCAACTCATCACTAAAGAAacgaaaatgctaaaaaaaaagtacagaactGCATTGTAAGGTGAGAAATTCTCCTCCAT
Coding sequences within it:
- a CDS encoding hypothetical protein (NECATOR_CHRIV.G13496.T2); its protein translation is MKVLLRTFERNATSTQLHHKFSRSDPTVLKTAHNFFLHCRSCHLHYLPFSEFSADVWVAWFSSKKSPSRAEPSSMNLMTFSTFLFIASQGLIFTSKFFTVPNKIPLRGYLPTVITFFTVNVVNNQALNFHVPVPLHIIFRSGSLLANLLLSVILLKRKYSLRKYLSVIAITIGIVICTLATSDLEKNSGLSYEEAAKHYHEWMIGISMLIFALLASAYLAICQQRMYETYGKHPEEAMFVIHAVSLPLFSLMGADIMAAARKFNESAPFELGIISLPVPSLWMNLFLSCILQYYCIRFVYRLNAEVEALTVTLVVTLRKFLSLVFSIWWFQNPFTEKHWIGAFLVFAGTLAFADVWSKKELEKKNK